A part of Bacteroidia bacterium genomic DNA contains:
- a CDS encoding MarR family winged helix-turn-helix transcriptional regulator: MSSENVIDNDVKRLEQSLVVLNHAFRKHRDFIKEKFKISALEMELIQFVVQNGAQKMKTVSEYFDIKLSTLTSIIDKAENQRILKRTNSKEDRRVVFLDYTRKGKNIYEDYGKFLHETALRMQNSLNEDRFNHFVESMETFTKISVPSN; this comes from the coding sequence ATGTCTTCTGAAAATGTTATCGATAACGATGTCAAACGTCTGGAGCAAAGCCTGGTTGTTCTAAACCATGCATTCCGGAAACACAGAGATTTTATTAAAGAGAAGTTTAAGATTTCTGCATTGGAAATGGAACTGATCCAGTTTGTTGTACAAAATGGTGCACAGAAAATGAAAACTGTGTCCGAATATTTTGATATCAAACTTAGTACCCTCACTTCCATTATTGATAAAGCAGAAAATCAGCGAATTCTGAAACGCACCAATTCCAAAGAAGATCGCCGTGTAGTCTTTCTGGACTATACCCGTAAAGGGAAAAATATTTATGAAGACTATGGGAAGTTTCTTCACGAAACTGCCTTGAGAATGCAAAATAGTCTGAACGAGGATCGTTTTAATCACTTTGTAGAAAGTATGGAGACTTTCACAAAAATATCCGTGCCCTCCAACTGA
- a CDS encoding MarR family transcriptional regulator has product MKTMETAGQALAVERLEKSLFDMSDVYRKHRQYIKTKHQISSLEMEIIQLVTQEGMKKMKEIGQHFNIKLSTLTSIIDKIEEQKLVRRTNSRDDRRVVYLESTRKGQKVYEEYNRYIQAMSLFMCKSLQSNQIQAFLEGIEQMSGLISGEPEA; this is encoded by the coding sequence ATGAAAACTATGGAAACAGCTGGTCAAGCCCTTGCCGTTGAGAGACTTGAAAAAAGCTTGTTTGACATGAGTGATGTATACCGGAAACACCGGCAATATATCAAAACCAAACACCAGATTTCCTCTCTGGAAATGGAGATCATTCAATTGGTCACGCAGGAGGGGATGAAAAAAATGAAAGAAATCGGCCAGCATTTCAACATCAAACTCAGTACGCTGACCAGCATTATTGATAAGATCGAGGAACAGAAACTGGTCCGTCGCACAAATTCACGTGATGACCGCCGGGTAGTTTACCTGGAATCTACACGCAAAGGACAGAAAGTATACGAGGAATACAATCGCTACATCCAGGCTATGTCCCTGTTTATGTGTAAGTCCCTGCAATCTAACCAGATACAGGCTTTTCTGGAAGGAATCGAACAAATGTCGGGTTTAATATCCGGCGAACCCGAAGCCTGA
- a CDS encoding MarR family transcriptional regulator produces MNTLSKLFVEPNALRLESVLNELVQAFNQRRLSILNRYGVNEQDVEIIRYLNETDLKKMKEIGEFFNIKLSTLTSTIDKLEKNKLVKRKNSKEDRRVIYIRPTSKGENLLAELSDMMKSLSEAMQKESKPDDFTSMLDGLEKILVFIQSH; encoded by the coding sequence ATGAATACTTTGAGTAAATTATTTGTTGAACCGAATGCCCTTAGGTTAGAAAGTGTCCTGAATGAACTAGTTCAGGCTTTTAATCAGCGAAGATTATCCATTCTTAACCGGTATGGTGTCAATGAACAAGATGTTGAAATTATCCGCTATCTGAATGAAACCGATCTGAAGAAAATGAAGGAGATTGGCGAATTCTTCAACATTAAGTTGAGTACACTGACCAGCACCATAGATAAACTTGAAAAAAACAAGCTGGTTAAACGCAAGAACTCTAAAGAAGACAGAAGAGTGATTTACATCCGTCCTACCTCCAAAGGTGAAAACCTTCTTGCGGAGCTTTCTGATATGATGAAAAGTCTTTCTGAAGCTATGCAAAAAGAGTCAAAACCGGATGACTTCACCTCGATGTTGGATGGATTGGAAAAAATTCTTGTCTTTATTCAGTCTCATTAA